The Pseudomonas sp. DG56-2 genome contains a region encoding:
- a CDS encoding twin-arginine translocation pathway signal protein — MTINLPATSALSRRGLLKFSLGATAFLATAGLGASLSGCSAQTPASGFITLRQGDLPILRSLIPVVLAGTSAAENVDAVLNRLDSKLASLSPAMLKLTQQLFDVLALPVTRGPLTGIWGGWESASTEQLQAFLQRWENSSLNLLRMGHASLLQLLQMAWYELPQSWARCGYPGPPKI, encoded by the coding sequence ATGACCATAAATCTGCCTGCAACATCCGCCCTGAGTCGTCGCGGACTGCTCAAGTTCAGCCTGGGCGCCACCGCGTTCCTGGCGACAGCCGGCCTGGGCGCAAGCCTCAGCGGCTGCTCGGCGCAAACGCCGGCCAGCGGTTTCATCACCTTGCGCCAGGGTGACTTGCCGATTCTACGCAGCCTGATTCCGGTGGTCCTTGCCGGAACCTCCGCTGCCGAAAACGTCGACGCAGTGCTCAACCGGCTGGACAGCAAGCTTGCCAGCCTGTCTCCGGCGATGCTCAAACTGACACAGCAATTGTTCGACGTACTCGCTCTGCCAGTTACCCGCGGGCCACTCACGGGTATCTGGGGTGGATGGGAAAGCGCCAGCACCGAACAACTGCAGGCCTTTTTACAGCGCTGGGAAAACAGCTCGCTGAATCTGCTGCGTATGGGCCATGCCTCACTGCTGCAATTGTTGCAGATGGCCTGGTACGAGTTACCTCAATCCTGGGCGAGATGCGGCTACCCAGGCCCTCCGAAGATCTGA
- the coaD gene encoding pantetheine-phosphate adenylyltransferase: MNRVLYPGTFDPITKGHGDLVERASRLFDEVIIAVAASPKKNPLFPLEQRVELAREVTKHLPNVEVIGFSSLLAHFAKERQANVFLRGLRAVSDFEYEFQLANMNRQLAPDVESLFLTPSERYSFISSTLVREIAALGGDITKFVHPVVAEALTERFKK, encoded by the coding sequence ATGAACCGAGTGTTGTACCCAGGTACTTTCGACCCTATTACCAAGGGCCATGGCGATCTGGTCGAACGTGCCTCACGGCTGTTCGACGAGGTGATCATTGCGGTCGCTGCCAGCCCGAAGAAAAACCCTCTGTTCCCCTTGGAACAACGGGTGGAACTGGCTCGTGAGGTTACCAAGCACCTGCCCAATGTCGAAGTCATCGGCTTCTCATCTTTGTTGGCACATTTCGCCAAGGAAAGGCAGGCCAATGTATTCCTGCGCGGTCTGCGTGCCGTTTCGGACTTCGAGTACGAGTTCCAACTGGCGAACATGAATCGCCAACTGGCACCGGATGTCGAAAGCCTGTTCCTCACCCCTTCCGAGCGTTACTCGTTCATTTCCTCGACTTTGGTTCGGGAGATCGCGGCTCTGGGTGGCGACATCACTAAATTCGTCCATCCCGTGGTGGCCGAAGCCCTGACCGAACGCTTCAAGAAGTGA
- the mutM gene encoding bifunctional DNA-formamidopyrimidine glycosylase/DNA-(apurinic or apyrimidinic site) lyase, with amino-acid sequence MPELPEVETTRRGIAPYLEGQRVSRVVVRDRRLRWPIPEDLDIRLSGQRFVKVERRAKYLLLNAEVGTLISHLGMSGNLRLIEIGLPAGKHEHVDIELESGLALRYTDPRRFGAMLWSLDPLNHELLIKLGPEPLTDLFDGERLFQLSRGKSMAVKPFIMDNAVVVGVGNIYATEALFAAGVDPRRAAGSISRARYLKLAIEIKRILACAIERGGTTLRDFVGGDGQPGYFQQELFVYGRREEPCKVCGSILREVKLGQRASVFCPRCQK; translated from the coding sequence ATGCCGGAACTACCAGAAGTCGAAACTACCCGGCGCGGTATTGCGCCTTACCTGGAAGGCCAGCGCGTCAGCCGGGTAGTCGTGCGTGACCGGCGTTTACGCTGGCCGATTCCCGAGGATCTCGACATTCGCTTGTCCGGGCAGCGTTTCGTCAAGGTCGAGCGCCGCGCCAAGTACTTGCTGCTAAATGCCGAAGTCGGAACGCTGATCAGTCACCTGGGCATGTCCGGCAATTTGCGTCTAATCGAGATCGGCCTGCCTGCCGGCAAGCATGAGCATGTGGACATTGAGTTGGAGTCGGGTCTGGCCTTGCGCTACACCGATCCCCGCCGTTTCGGTGCCATGCTCTGGAGTCTGGATCCGCTCAATCATGAATTGCTGATCAAGCTCGGACCGGAGCCGTTGACCGATCTGTTTGACGGTGAGCGACTGTTTCAGCTGTCGCGCGGCAAGTCCATGGCGGTCAAGCCGTTCATCATGGATAACGCGGTGGTGGTTGGGGTTGGCAACATATATGCGACCGAGGCGTTGTTTGCGGCGGGCGTCGATCCGCGTCGCGCCGCGGGCAGCATTTCACGGGCGCGGTACTTGAAGCTGGCTATCGAGATCAAACGCATTTTGGCCTGTGCGATCGAGCGCGGTGGCACCACCTTGCGCGACTTTGTCGGCGGTGATGGCCAGCCGGGCTACTTCCAGCAGGAGCTGTTTGTCTACGGTCGCCGGGAAGAACCGTGCAAGGTTTGTGGCAGCATCCTGCGCGAGGTCAAACTGGGCCAGCGCGCGAGCGTTTTTTGCCCGCGCTGTCAGAAGTGA
- a CDS encoding YfhL family 4Fe-4S dicluster ferredoxin, with amino-acid sequence MSLIITDDCINCDVCEPECPNAAISQGEEIYVIDPNLCTQCVGHYDEPQCQQVCPVDCIPLDEAHPETEDELMAKYRKITGKA; translated from the coding sequence ATGTCCCTGATCATCACCGACGATTGCATCAACTGCGACGTCTGCGAACCCGAGTGTCCGAACGCCGCTATCTCCCAGGGCGAAGAGATTTACGTGATTGACCCGAATCTGTGCACGCAGTGTGTCGGTCACTACGACGAACCGCAGTGCCAGCAGGTTTGCCCGGTCGATTGCATCCCGCTGGATGAAGCGCATCCAGAGACCGAAGACGAACTGATGGCCAAATACCGCAAGATCACCGGCAAGGCCTGA
- a CDS encoding magnesium transporter: MTFIHELNRTAPASSKAQAQTHRAAVEEATEDFHKGALISTPLGNLKTATIGLLYRKRVFWLVLLVFGNLFSGAGIAIFEETIAAHIVLVFFLPLLVDSGGNAGAQSATLMVRALATGEVVMRDWLSLLGRECGVALALGCTMAIAVASLGALRGGRDIALIVASSMLVIVLLGSLIGMSLPFLLSRIKLDPATASGPLVTSIADAAGVLVYFGIASQVLDI; this comes from the coding sequence ATGACATTTATTCACGAATTAAACCGTACCGCCCCGGCATCGTCCAAGGCTCAAGCGCAGACTCATCGCGCAGCCGTCGAGGAGGCAACCGAGGATTTCCACAAGGGCGCCTTGATCTCTACCCCGTTGGGTAACCTGAAGACAGCCACGATTGGCCTGTTGTATCGCAAGCGCGTGTTCTGGCTGGTTCTACTGGTGTTTGGCAACCTGTTTTCCGGGGCTGGAATCGCCATTTTTGAAGAAACCATCGCTGCACATATCGTCCTGGTGTTCTTTCTGCCGTTGCTGGTCGACAGCGGCGGCAATGCCGGGGCCCAGTCGGCAACGTTGATGGTCCGCGCCTTGGCTACAGGTGAAGTGGTCATGCGTGACTGGTTGAGTTTGCTCGGTCGCGAGTGCGGGGTCGCCTTGGCATTGGGATGTACCATGGCCATCGCCGTGGCGTCGCTTGGGGCGTTGCGTGGCGGCCGGGATATCGCGCTGATCGTGGCCAGCAGCATGTTGGTAATAGTGTTGCTTGGCAGCCTGATCGGTATGAGCCTGCCGTTCCTGCTAAGCCGTATCAAGCTCGACCCGGCCACGGCCAGCGGGCCTTTGGTGACATCGATTGCCGATGCCGCTGGGGTGCTGGTGTACTTCGGGATCGCTTCGCAGGTGCTGGATATCTAA
- the ggt gene encoding gamma-glutamyltransferase, giving the protein MPFVARFLPLVLGATLALGAVGAQAQGPGRPAIASPHTEATAAAREILQQGGNAFDAAIALSAALAVVEPYGSGLGGGGFFLLRESDTPVRYAFIDARERAPAKASEAMYLRDGKVQPGLSINGPLAAAIPGLPAALADLAAHYGKLPLRSTLAPAIRLANQGFAVDRIYRDRAKMRLSALRDDPESARLFLTNGEVPELGAKIRQPELAITLQRLAEQGRDGFYAGPTAQAMVQGVQGAGGIWSLDDLANYRTAKREPLRYPLADQRELISAPPPSAGGVALAQSLAMLQRLPWQSAEPVQRSHYVLEVLRRAYRDRGLLGDPDYVHNPVAQLLSRNYLTGLADSIDVYQATPSSSLPPSPPWREGDHTTHFAVIDADGNAVAATLSVNLPFGAAFSAPGTGVVLNNEMDDFAADPHGSNSYGLAGSQANAVAAGKRPLSSMSPTFIESPTQFAAFGTPGGSRIPSMVLLSMLGFLEGKPVASWPAVPRYHHQYLPDVVELEPGAFSAEQQHQLQARGYQLKDLGRTYGNQQVLFWDKAKQTLEAASDPRGVGRAEVLSPR; this is encoded by the coding sequence ATGCCGTTCGTCGCCCGGTTCCTCCCGTTAGTTCTTGGCGCCACCCTCGCGCTAGGGGCTGTCGGTGCCCAGGCCCAAGGCCCGGGGCGTCCCGCGATCGCCAGTCCGCACACAGAAGCCACTGCCGCTGCCCGAGAAATCCTCCAGCAGGGTGGCAACGCGTTCGATGCAGCCATTGCCCTCAGTGCAGCCCTGGCAGTCGTCGAACCTTACGGCTCCGGACTTGGCGGCGGAGGGTTCTTCCTCCTACGTGAAAGTGACACACCGGTTCGCTACGCCTTTATCGACGCGCGCGAGCGCGCGCCCGCCAAGGCCAGCGAAGCCATGTATTTGCGGGACGGCAAGGTTCAGCCCGGCTTGTCCATCAATGGTCCTTTGGCGGCGGCGATCCCCGGCTTGCCAGCGGCACTAGCCGATCTTGCAGCGCATTACGGCAAGCTGCCGCTAAGAAGCACCCTCGCCCCGGCTATTCGCCTGGCCAACCAGGGCTTTGCCGTCGATCGTATCTACCGGGATCGGGCCAAGATGCGCTTGAGCGCACTGCGTGACGACCCAGAGAGCGCCCGTCTGTTTCTCACGAACGGTGAAGTACCCGAGCTGGGTGCAAAGATCCGCCAACCCGAACTGGCGATCACCCTGCAACGACTGGCCGAACAGGGCCGCGATGGGTTCTACGCGGGCCCTACTGCCCAGGCCATGGTTCAAGGTGTGCAGGGCGCGGGCGGAATCTGGAGCCTGGACGACCTGGCCAACTATCGCACGGCCAAGCGCGAGCCATTGCGCTACCCGTTGGCCGACCAGCGCGAGCTGATCAGCGCCCCACCACCCTCCGCCGGTGGCGTGGCCCTGGCCCAGAGTCTGGCGATGCTCCAACGCCTCCCCTGGCAAAGCGCCGAGCCGGTACAACGCAGCCATTACGTGCTGGAAGTGTTGCGCAGGGCTTACCGCGACCGTGGCCTGCTTGGCGATCCGGATTACGTGCACAACCCGGTAGCGCAGTTGCTGTCGCGCAACTACTTGACCGGCCTTGCAGACAGCATTGACGTCTACCAGGCTACGCCCAGCAGCAGTCTGCCGCCGTCGCCGCCTTGGCGCGAAGGCGATCACACCACGCACTTTGCAGTGATCGATGCCGATGGTAACGCCGTCGCCGCGACGCTGTCGGTGAACCTGCCGTTCGGTGCAGCTTTCAGCGCACCCGGCACCGGGGTGGTACTGAATAACGAAATGGACGACTTCGCCGCCGACCCTCACGGCAGCAACAGCTACGGGCTGGCGGGCAGTCAAGCCAATGCCGTAGCCGCCGGCAAACGGCCGCTATCGAGCATGAGCCCAACCTTCATCGAGAGCCCGACGCAGTTCGCTGCCTTTGGCACGCCAGGCGGCAGCCGGATTCCCAGCATGGTGCTGTTGTCGATGCTTGGTTTCCTCGAAGGTAAGCCGGTCGCCAGTTGGCCCGCCGTGCCACGCTACCACCACCAGTATCTACCGGATGTCGTAGAGCTCGAACCGGGGGCCTTCAGCGCCGAACAGCAACACCAACTGCAGGCCCGTGGCTACCAGCTCAAGGATCTGGGCCGCACATACGGCAACCAGCAAGTGTTGTTCTGGGACAAGGCCAAGCAAACGCTGGAAGCCGCCAGCGACCCCCGCGGCGTAGGCCGCGCAGAAGTGCTCAGCCCCCGCTGA
- a CDS encoding coniferyl aldehyde dehydrogenase — translation MTADAARLLPSSTLDDLATQFSVQRQAFAGNPMPPAAQRLQWLKSLRQMLLKHQDALAAAISEDFSGRSIDETRLAEVMPSIQGLRHTERHLKQWLKDSPRKVGLAFQPASAKVVYQPLGVVGIIVPWNYPLFLAMGPLTCALAAGNRVMLKLSEATPATGLLLKQLLESAFPQDLITVVLGEADVGEAFSRLPFDHLLFTGATSVGRHVMLAAAQNLTPVTLELGGKSPAIVSATVPLADAAERIAFGKTLNAGQTCVAPDYVLVPRERLDDFADAYRKVVHRFYPSVADNPDYTAIINPRHLARLESYLSDARDKGAKIIDLYPQEVRQGRRLPPHLLQQVNDDMRVMQDEIFGPLLPLVPYDHLDEALSYINQRPRPLALYYFGYDRGEQQKVLEQSHSGGVCLNDTLLHVAQDDLPFGGVGPSGMGHYHGHDGFLTFSKAKAVFAKQRLNAARLIYPPYSKPLIKWVYKLFIR, via the coding sequence CCGACGCTGCTCGCCTTTTGCCCTCTAGCACCCTTGATGATCTCGCCACCCAGTTCAGCGTTCAGCGCCAGGCGTTCGCCGGCAACCCCATGCCACCTGCAGCGCAGCGCCTGCAGTGGCTGAAAAGCCTGCGGCAGATGCTGCTCAAGCACCAGGATGCCCTTGCCGCAGCCATCAGTGAGGACTTTAGCGGCCGTAGTATCGATGAAACGCGACTAGCCGAAGTGATGCCTAGCATCCAGGGGCTGCGTCATACCGAACGCCATCTCAAGCAGTGGCTGAAGGACTCGCCGCGCAAGGTCGGCCTGGCGTTCCAGCCTGCCAGCGCCAAGGTGGTGTACCAGCCCTTGGGTGTGGTGGGAATCATCGTGCCGTGGAACTACCCTCTGTTTCTGGCCATGGGCCCTTTGACCTGCGCCCTGGCTGCTGGCAATCGAGTCATGCTCAAGCTCAGCGAAGCCACACCGGCAACTGGCTTGTTACTCAAGCAATTGCTGGAGTCTGCGTTTCCCCAAGATTTGATTACCGTGGTGTTGGGCGAAGCCGATGTCGGCGAAGCATTTTCTCGCCTGCCCTTCGACCACTTGCTGTTCACCGGCGCCACCAGCGTCGGCCGCCACGTCATGCTGGCAGCGGCGCAGAACCTGACGCCCGTTACTCTGGAACTGGGTGGAAAGTCGCCGGCCATCGTCTCCGCTACCGTGCCCCTGGCCGATGCGGCAGAACGGATCGCCTTCGGCAAGACCCTCAATGCCGGCCAGACCTGCGTGGCGCCAGACTACGTCTTAGTGCCACGTGAACGTCTGGATGACTTTGCCGACGCTTATCGCAAGGTCGTGCATCGCTTCTACCCGAGCGTGGCCGATAACCCCGACTACACCGCGATCATCAATCCCCGTCACCTGGCACGCCTGGAGAGTTATCTCAGTGATGCGCGTGACAAAGGCGCGAAAATCATCGACCTGTACCCACAGGAAGTCCGTCAGGGCCGGCGCCTTCCTCCACACCTGCTGCAGCAGGTCAACGACGACATGCGCGTGATGCAGGACGAAATCTTTGGACCACTACTGCCGCTGGTGCCCTACGACCATCTTGATGAGGCGCTTTCCTACATCAACCAACGCCCTCGACCCTTGGCGCTTTACTACTTTGGCTATGACCGTGGCGAACAGCAGAAGGTACTCGAGCAGAGCCACTCTGGCGGCGTCTGCCTGAACGACACGTTGTTGCACGTTGCACAGGACGACCTGCCCTTCGGCGGCGTCGGTCCCTCGGGCATGGGCCACTACCATGGTCACGACGGCTTCCTGACTTTCAGCAAAGCCAAGGCCGTGTTCGCCAAGCAACGCTTGAACGCCGCACGCCTGATCTACCCGCCCTACAGCAAGCCGCTGATCAAGTGGGTATACAAACTCTTCATTCGCTAA
- a CDS encoding HDOD domain-containing protein — protein sequence MSQELSAEQIQHALQGISVPPQPQIMVDLQFEQYMPDPDLEVIAKLISQDPGLSGALLKLVNSPYYGLTNKIASIQRAVNLLGSRSIINLINAQSIKGEMSDDTIVTLNRFWDTAQDVAMTCLTLAKRIGSQAVDEAYALGLFHDCGVPLMLKRFPDYMGVLEDAYASAGPDKRVVDTENQVFNTNHAVVGYYTAKSWRLPEHLSNAIANHHNALAVFSDDSARSSQLKNLLAILKMAEHICSSYRVLGNQSVDHEWQAIGHLVLDYVGLSEYDFENLKQTIRELGSH from the coding sequence ATGTCCCAGGAACTCTCCGCCGAACAGATCCAGCACGCCTTGCAAGGCATCAGCGTACCGCCGCAGCCACAGATCATGGTCGATCTGCAGTTCGAGCAATATATGCCTGATCCCGACCTTGAGGTGATCGCCAAGCTGATTTCTCAAGACCCCGGTCTGTCGGGTGCTCTGCTCAAACTGGTGAACTCGCCTTACTACGGGCTGACCAACAAGATTGCCTCGATACAGCGTGCAGTGAATTTGCTCGGTAGCCGTTCGATCATCAACCTGATCAACGCCCAATCGATCAAGGGCGAAATGAGTGACGACACTATCGTTACGCTCAACCGTTTCTGGGATACCGCTCAGGATGTGGCGATGACCTGCCTGACCCTGGCCAAGCGCATCGGCTCCCAGGCGGTGGACGAAGCCTACGCCTTGGGCTTGTTCCATGACTGCGGTGTGCCGCTGATGCTCAAGCGTTTCCCCGATTACATGGGCGTGCTTGAAGATGCCTACGCCAGTGCCGGCCCTGACAAACGGGTGGTCGATACCGAGAACCAGGTGTTCAACACCAACCATGCAGTGGTGGGTTACTACACAGCCAAGTCCTGGCGCCTGCCCGAGCATTTGAGCAATGCCATCGCAAATCACCACAACGCCCTCGCAGTGTTCAGCGATGATTCGGCGCGCAGCAGCCAATTGAAAAACCTGCTGGCGATTCTCAAGATGGCCGAGCACATCTGCTCCTCGTACCGGGTATTGGGCAACCAGAGTGTCGATCACGAGTGGCAGGCCATTGGGCACTTGGTGCTCGACTACGTGGGGCTCTCGGAGTACGACTTCGAGAACCTCAAACAGACCATTCGCGAATTGGGCAGCCACTGA
- a CDS encoding class I SAM-dependent rRNA methyltransferase produces MSLPSLRLKANADRRLRAGHLWVYSNEIDVAATPLHGFKAGDQAILETAGGKALGVVAMSPNNLICARLLSRDAKLALDKSLLVHRINVALSLRERLFDKPFYRLVYGDSDLLPGLVVDRFGDIVVVQLASATMEQHKDDVIAALVQVLKPSGILFKNDSAARDAEGLNRYVETVFGLVPEWVALEENGVKFEAPVMEGQKTGWFYDHRMNRARLAPYVQGKRVLDLFSYIGGWGVQAGAFGASEVFCVDASGFALDGVERNAALNGIAEKLTCIEGDVFEALRELKASEERFDVIVADPPAFIKRKKDLKNGEGAYRRLNEQAMRLLTKDGILVSASCSMHLPEDDLQNILLTSARHLDRNIQLLERGGQGPDHPVHPAIPETRYIKSITCRLLPNS; encoded by the coding sequence ATGTCCCTGCCCAGCCTTCGTCTCAAAGCCAATGCCGATCGCCGCCTGCGCGCCGGCCACCTATGGGTCTACAGCAACGAAATCGACGTCGCCGCGACCCCGCTGCATGGCTTCAAGGCCGGCGACCAGGCTATCCTGGAAACCGCAGGTGGCAAGGCCCTGGGCGTCGTCGCCATGAGCCCGAACAACCTTATCTGTGCCCGCTTGCTGTCGCGTGACGCAAAGTTGGCGCTGGACAAATCGCTACTGGTGCACCGCATCAACGTCGCCCTGTCACTGCGTGAACGCCTGTTCGACAAGCCGTTCTACCGCCTGGTGTACGGTGATTCCGATCTGCTGCCGGGGCTGGTAGTGGATCGTTTCGGCGATATCGTCGTTGTGCAGTTGGCCTCGGCCACCATGGAGCAGCATAAGGACGACGTTATCGCTGCGCTGGTCCAGGTGCTCAAGCCTAGCGGCATCCTGTTCAAGAACGACTCGGCCGCACGCGATGCCGAGGGCTTGAATCGTTACGTGGAGACCGTGTTCGGCCTGGTGCCGGAGTGGGTTGCCCTGGAAGAGAACGGCGTCAAGTTCGAAGCTCCGGTCATGGAAGGCCAAAAGACCGGCTGGTTCTACGACCACCGCATGAACCGTGCGCGCCTGGCGCCGTACGTTCAAGGCAAGCGCGTTCTCGATCTGTTCAGCTACATCGGTGGCTGGGGCGTTCAGGCCGGTGCCTTCGGCGCCAGCGAAGTGTTCTGCGTAGACGCTTCGGGCTTCGCACTGGACGGCGTTGAACGCAACGCAGCACTTAACGGCATTGCCGAGAAGCTGACTTGCATTGAAGGCGACGTATTCGAAGCCCTGAGAGAGCTCAAGGCCTCGGAAGAGCGTTTCGACGTGATCGTTGCCGACCCACCCGCCTTCATCAAACGCAAGAAAGACCTGAAAAACGGTGAAGGTGCATACCGTCGTCTGAACGAACAGGCCATGCGCCTGCTGACCAAGGACGGCATTCTGGTCAGCGCATCGTGCTCGATGCACCTGCCCGAGGACGATTTGCAGAATATTCTGCTGACCAGCGCCCGCCATCTGGATCGTAACATCCAGCTGCTCGAGCGCGGCGGTCAAGGCCCGGATCACCCGGTACACCCAGCGATCCCGGAAACCCGCTACATCAAGAGCATTACCTGTCGATTGCTGCCTAACAGCTAA
- a CDS encoding GMC family oxidoreductase, with the protein MPVPDLFRDGMSRGWKTRDASRLDQDLSLEADVAIIGSGAGGATSAEMLSAAGFKVLLIEEGPLKTSSDFKLLEDEAYSSLYQEGVGRMSKDGAITILQGRAVGGTTLINWTSSFRTPEPTLAHWASEHGVKGLSSVELAPWFERIEQRLGITPWAMPPNANNEVLRRGCEALDYSWKVIPRNVRGCWNLGYCGMGCPVNAKQSMLVTSIPATLEKGGELLYLARAERLIHDGEHISGLQCLAMDARCVNPTGRKIQVKARHYILAGGGINSPGLLLRSDAPDPHERLGKRTFLHLVNFSAGLFKDKVNPFYGAPQSIYSDHFQWRDGVTGPIGYKLEVPPLQPALAATLLGGMGTENAIRMEQLPNTHMMLALLRDGFHPQSVGGEVQLRGDGSPVLDYAVTPYAWEGVRRAFHSMAEIQFAAGAEAVLPVHSDGRYVKSLQEARKMIDGLSLELFRTRLGSAHVMGGCAMGEDPRQAVCDSLGRHHQLANLSIHDGSLFPTSIGANPQLSVYGLTARLTDGLIERLVTSR; encoded by the coding sequence ATGCCCGTACCAGACCTGTTCCGCGACGGCATGAGCCGCGGCTGGAAAACCCGTGACGCCTCGCGCCTGGACCAAGACCTGAGCCTGGAAGCCGATGTCGCCATCATCGGTAGCGGCGCCGGAGGCGCCACCAGTGCCGAAATGCTCAGTGCCGCCGGCTTCAAGGTGCTGTTGATCGAGGAAGGGCCGCTCAAAACCAGCAGCGACTTCAAGTTACTCGAAGACGAGGCGTACTCCAGCCTCTACCAGGAAGGTGTCGGCCGCATGAGCAAGGATGGCGCAATCACCATCCTGCAGGGCCGCGCCGTAGGAGGCACCACCCTGATCAATTGGACTTCAAGCTTTCGCACACCGGAACCGACGCTTGCGCATTGGGCCAGCGAGCATGGTGTGAAAGGCCTGAGCAGTGTCGAGCTTGCGCCCTGGTTCGAGCGTATCGAGCAACGTCTGGGCATTACGCCGTGGGCCATGCCACCCAATGCCAACAACGAAGTGCTACGCCGTGGCTGTGAAGCCCTTGATTACAGTTGGAAAGTCATTCCACGTAATGTGCGCGGGTGCTGGAACCTGGGTTATTGCGGCATGGGCTGCCCGGTCAATGCCAAGCAGTCGATGCTGGTAACGTCCATTCCCGCCACCCTGGAAAAAGGCGGCGAACTGCTTTATCTGGCCCGTGCTGAGCGTCTGATCCACGACGGTGAACACATCAGCGGCCTGCAATGCCTGGCCATGGACGCCCGCTGCGTCAACCCGACAGGGCGCAAGATTCAGGTCAAAGCTCGACACTACATTCTCGCCGGCGGCGGAATCAACAGCCCTGGTCTGTTGTTGCGCTCGGACGCCCCGGACCCCCATGAACGCCTGGGCAAACGCACCTTCTTGCATCTGGTCAATTTCAGTGCAGGGTTATTCAAGGACAAGGTCAATCCGTTCTACGGCGCCCCGCAGTCGATCTACTCCGATCACTTTCAATGGCGCGATGGCGTCACCGGCCCAATCGGCTACAAACTTGAAGTACCACCGCTGCAGCCCGCGCTGGCCGCCACGTTACTCGGCGGCATGGGTACTGAAAATGCGATCCGTATGGAGCAACTCCCCAACACCCACATGATGCTCGCCCTGCTGCGCGACGGTTTCCACCCGCAAAGTGTCGGCGGCGAAGTTCAGTTGCGCGGCGATGGCTCACCGGTACTCGATTACGCCGTCACGCCCTACGCCTGGGAAGGGGTACGCCGCGCCTTTCACAGCATGGCTGAAATCCAGTTTGCTGCCGGTGCCGAGGCCGTTCTGCCTGTGCACAGCGACGGTCGCTACGTGAAGTCGTTGCAAGAAGCCCGGAAAATGATCGACGGCCTGAGCCTGGAACTGTTCCGCACGCGCTTGGGCAGCGCCCATGTGATGGGGGGTTGCGCCATGGGCGAAGACCCTCGCCAGGCTGTCTGCGACAGTCTTGGACGCCATCATCAACTGGCCAACCTCTCGATTCATGACGGTTCGCTGTTCCCCACCAGCATCGGAGCCAACCCGCAATTGTCGGTGTACGGCCTGACCGCCCGACTCACTGATGGGCTGATCGAACGCCTGGTTACCAGTAGATGA